One genomic segment of Cellulophaga sp. HaHaR_3_176 includes these proteins:
- the leuS gene encoding leucine--tRNA ligase, with protein sequence MNYDFTEIEAKWQKYWAENQTFKAENNSDKEKFYVLDMFPYPSGAGLHVGHPLGYIASDIYARYKRHKGFNVLHPMGYDSFGLPAEQYAIQTGQHPAVTTATNIKRYREQLDKIGFSFDWSREVRTSNPDYYKWTQWIFIQLFNSWYNNDSNKAEDITTLVTLFEKEGNTTVNAVSDEDIIAFTADEWKAFDIKKQQEFLLQYRLTYLAETEVNWCPALGTVLANDEIVNGVSERGGHPVIRKKMTQWSMRISAYAQRLLDDLAAVDWPQPLKDSQTNWIGRSQGASAVFKVNGHDEVIDVFTTRPDTIFGVSFMTLAPEHELVSKITTAEQKAEVEAYIEATAKRSERERMADVKTISGAFTGAYAEHPFTKQPVQIWIGDYVLAGYGTGAVMAVPCGDQRDYDFAKHFGIDIPNIFEGVDISEEAHADKDKTVIANSDFLSGLPYKKAMKLAIYELEKLGQGKGKINYRLRDAVFSRQRYWGEPFPVYYVDGMPQMIDAKHLPIALPEVEKYLPTETGEPPLGNANIWAWDTVSNKVVDNSKINNATVWPLELNTMPGWAGSSFYFNRYMDPNNDTDIFSKEAIDYWQDVDLYIGGSEHATGHLLYARFWQKFLFDKGVVPKNEFAKKLINQGMITGTSAFVFRDEESGKLFSKGLIGDKEMAPIHADVSFVNASDELDIEAFKNWREEYKEVEFVLENGKYIVGREVEKMSKSKYNVVSPDSICVEYGADSLRLYEMFLGPLEQSKPWNTAGITGTHGFLKKLWRLYVGDNGIKITDTEASKDSLKTLHKTIKKVQEDIENFSFNTSVSTFMIAVNELSTQKCTSREVLESLIVLVSPYAPHIAEELWSKLGHTASIATAPFPKFDASHLVESSKEYPVSFNGKMRFKLELPMDFTKDQIEEVVMAHEKTIQQLAGRAPKKVIIVPGKIINIVG encoded by the coding sequence ATGAACTACGATTTCACAGAAATTGAAGCCAAATGGCAAAAATATTGGGCAGAAAACCAAACATTTAAAGCAGAGAACAATTCAGATAAAGAAAAGTTTTATGTGTTAGATATGTTTCCTTACCCATCAGGGGCGGGTTTACATGTTGGGCATCCGCTTGGGTATATTGCTAGTGATATTTATGCACGTTATAAAAGACATAAAGGGTTTAATGTATTGCACCCAATGGGGTACGATTCTTTTGGTTTACCAGCAGAGCAGTATGCAATTCAAACTGGGCAGCATCCAGCAGTTACAACAGCAACTAATATTAAAAGATATAGAGAGCAATTAGATAAAATTGGTTTCTCTTTCGATTGGTCTCGTGAAGTACGTACATCTAATCCTGATTATTATAAATGGACACAGTGGATATTTATTCAATTGTTCAACTCGTGGTACAATAACGACTCTAATAAGGCAGAAGACATAACTACATTGGTTACTCTTTTTGAAAAGGAAGGGAATACTACTGTAAATGCAGTTTCTGATGAAGATATTATTGCTTTTACAGCAGATGAATGGAAAGCCTTCGATATTAAAAAACAACAAGAATTTCTTTTACAATATAGGTTAACATATTTGGCTGAAACAGAAGTGAACTGGTGCCCAGCATTAGGTACGGTTTTAGCAAATGACGAAATTGTAAACGGAGTTTCAGAACGTGGTGGACACCCTGTTATTCGTAAAAAAATGACACAGTGGAGTATGCGTATTTCTGCATATGCACAACGTTTATTAGATGATTTGGCTGCGGTAGATTGGCCACAACCATTAAAAGACTCACAAACCAATTGGATTGGTCGTTCTCAAGGAGCTTCAGCAGTTTTTAAGGTGAACGGACATGATGAGGTGATTGACGTGTTTACAACTCGCCCTGATACTATTTTTGGAGTTTCTTTTATGACTTTAGCGCCAGAGCATGAATTGGTTTCAAAAATAACTACTGCTGAGCAAAAAGCGGAAGTTGAAGCATATATAGAAGCAACTGCAAAACGTAGCGAGCGTGAGCGTATGGCTGATGTAAAAACTATTTCGGGCGCATTTACTGGTGCCTATGCCGAACACCCATTTACAAAGCAACCTGTTCAAATATGGATTGGTGATTATGTTTTGGCAGGTTACGGTACAGGAGCTGTAATGGCGGTGCCTTGTGGTGATCAGCGTGATTACGATTTTGCGAAACATTTCGGCATTGATATTCCTAATATTTTTGAAGGGGTAGATATTTCTGAAGAAGCACATGCTGATAAAGATAAAACTGTAATTGCAAATTCTGATTTCTTAAGCGGATTGCCGTATAAGAAAGCTATGAAATTAGCGATTTACGAATTAGAAAAACTAGGACAAGGAAAAGGGAAGATTAACTACCGTTTGCGTGATGCTGTTTTTAGCCGTCAACGGTATTGGGGAGAGCCTTTTCCAGTGTATTATGTTGATGGTATGCCGCAAATGATTGATGCGAAGCATTTACCTATTGCATTACCAGAAGTAGAAAAATATTTACCCACAGAAACTGGAGAGCCACCATTAGGTAACGCTAACATTTGGGCTTGGGACACCGTTTCTAACAAGGTTGTAGATAACAGTAAGATAAATAACGCCACGGTGTGGCCCTTAGAATTAAATACGATGCCAGGCTGGGCGGGGAGTAGTTTTTACTTTAATCGTTATATGGACCCAAATAATGATACAGATATTTTCTCTAAAGAAGCTATTGACTATTGGCAAGATGTTGATTTATATATTGGAGGTAGTGAGCATGCCACAGGGCATTTGTTATATGCACGTTTCTGGCAAAAATTCTTGTTTGATAAGGGTGTAGTGCCTAAAAACGAGTTTGCTAAAAAACTCATCAATCAAGGAATGATTACGGGTACTAGTGCTTTTGTTTTTAGGGATGAGGAGTCTGGGAAATTATTTTCTAAGGGTTTAATTGGCGATAAAGAGATGGCACCTATTCATGCAGACGTATCATTTGTAAATGCCTCTGATGAATTAGATATTGAAGCATTTAAAAACTGGAGAGAAGAATATAAAGAGGTGGAATTTGTTTTAGAAAACGGTAAGTACATCGTTGGTCGCGAAGTAGAAAAAATGTCAAAATCGAAATACAATGTGGTAAGTCCAGATAGTATTTGTGTAGAGTACGGGGCAGACAGTTTGCGTTTGTATGAAATGTTTTTAGGCCCATTAGAGCAATCTAAACCTTGGAACACGGCAGGTATTACAGGTACACATGGTTTTCTTAAAAAATTATGGCGTTTATATGTAGGCGATAACGGTATTAAAATTACCGATACTGAAGCATCAAAAGACAGTTTAAAAACACTGCATAAAACTATTAAAAAAGTACAAGAAGATATTGAAAACTTCTCTTTCAATACCTCTGTATCTACTTTTATGATTGCGGTAAACGAACTTTCGACTCAAAAATGTACGAGTAGAGAAGTGCTAGAATCTTTAATTGTTTTGGTATCTCCTTACGCACCACATATCGCGGAAGAACTATGGAGTAAATTAGGGCATACAGCATCTATTGCAACAGCTCCTTTTCCAAAATTTGACGCATCACATTTAGTAGAAAGCAGTAAAGAATATCCGGTTTCTTTTAATGGAAAAATGCGTTTCAAATTAGAGCTTCCGATGGATTTTACAAAAGATCAGATAGAAGAAGTTGTAATGGCGCACGAAAAAACAATACAGCAATTAGCAGGCAGAGCACCTAAAAAGGTAATTATCGTTCCTGGTAAAATTATCAATATTGTTGGTTAA
- a CDS encoding ABC transporter permease has product MSKSFERYQKRKLISSYFSVVLSIGLVLFLLGILGLLVLNTKKMADHFKEQITISVFLKDTAKQVEIDQLQKSLAMADYTKNTAYVSKEEAAEQHSEDIGENFQDFLGYNPLKNSLDVQLKADFVTPEQLEEIATEIGSKNYVEEVSYDKPLIGLLNDNVKRISFWILVASGIFTFIAVLLINSSIRLSIYSKRFIIKTMQMVGATKTFIRRPFIWTNIKLGIIGSIIAMIALAGVLYYVNENFPELGLMNDPVILIILFSSVFVLGLLISLISTYFATQRFLNLRTDELYY; this is encoded by the coding sequence ATGAGTAAATCTTTTGAACGCTATCAAAAACGAAAATTAATATCAAGTTATTTTTCTGTGGTTTTAAGTATCGGTTTGGTACTTTTTTTATTAGGCATTTTAGGTCTTTTAGTTTTAAACACTAAAAAAATGGCCGATCATTTTAAAGAACAAATTACTATTTCTGTTTTCTTAAAAGATACTGCTAAACAGGTGGAAATTGACCAACTTCAAAAAAGCTTGGCTATGGCAGATTATACAAAAAATACTGCGTACGTATCAAAAGAAGAAGCAGCTGAACAGCATAGTGAAGATATTGGTGAAAATTTTCAAGACTTTTTAGGTTACAATCCTTTAAAAAACTCATTAGACGTTCAACTAAAGGCTGATTTTGTAACGCCTGAACAATTAGAAGAAATTGCTACTGAAATTGGGTCAAAAAACTATGTAGAAGAAGTAAGTTACGATAAGCCTTTAATTGGTTTATTAAACGATAACGTAAAAAGAATTAGCTTTTGGATTTTAGTGGCTAGTGGTATTTTTACTTTTATAGCGGTATTACTGATTAACAGCTCTATTCGCTTATCAATCTATTCTAAACGATTTATCATTAAGACCATGCAAATGGTTGGCGCTACTAAAACATTTATTAGAAGGCCATTTATTTGGACAAATATTAAGTTAGGAATCATCGGCTCTATCATAGCAATGATAGCATTAGCTGGTGTTTTATATTATGTAAATGAAAACTTCCCTGAACTTGGTTTAATGAACGACCCTGTTATATTAATCATCTTATTCTCTAGTGTTTTTGTTTTAGGACTTCTAATTTCTTTAATAAGCACCTATTTTGCGACACAACGTTTCTTAAATCTTAGAACAGATGAATTATATTATTAA
- a CDS encoding DUF3098 domain-containing protein has translation MLNKQNNKTATDSKREFIFQKKNYMFMFIGLAFITVGFILMSGGGSDDPNVFNDEIYNFRRIRLAPTMVLIGLGIEIYAILLNPKKNK, from the coding sequence ATGTTAAATAAACAGAACAACAAAACAGCAACAGACTCTAAACGAGAATTCATTTTTCAAAAGAAAAATTATATGTTCATGTTCATCGGGTTAGCTTTTATTACTGTAGGTTTTATACTTATGAGTGGTGGCGGAAGCGATGATCCGAACGTTTTTAATGACGAAATATATAATTTCAGAAGAATTAGATTGGCACCTACAATGGTTTTAATTGGTTTAGGCATCGAAATTTATGCTATTTTATTGAACCCTAAAAAGAATAAATAA
- a CDS encoding undecaprenyl-diphosphate phosphatase: METLDAIILGIIQGLTEFLPVSSSGHLELGKAILGDNSVPEESLLFTVVLHFATALSTIVVFRKDIWEILSGLFQFKWNEESQFSVKIIISMLPAVFVGLFFEKQLESFFGGNVRFVGFMLLITAVLLYFADKAKDTDKKVSFKNAFIVGISQAIAMLPGISRSGATISTSVLLGVDKTKAARFSFLMVVPLIFGKIVKDLLGGELTFSGENNFAMGAGFIAAFLAGLVACTWMIQLVKKSKLSYFAIYCLIVGLIAIAYGYLA; encoded by the coding sequence TTGGAAACATTAGATGCTATAATCCTAGGTATAATTCAAGGTCTTACTGAATTTTTACCTGTTTCTTCAAGTGGTCATTTAGAATTAGGAAAAGCTATATTAGGGGATAACTCTGTACCAGAAGAAAGTTTACTTTTTACCGTTGTACTACATTTTGCTACAGCATTAAGTACTATCGTAGTTTTCAGAAAAGATATATGGGAAATATTAAGTGGTTTATTTCAATTTAAATGGAATGAAGAATCACAATTCTCTGTAAAAATTATTATTTCAATGTTGCCTGCTGTTTTTGTAGGTTTATTTTTTGAGAAGCAATTAGAAAGCTTTTTTGGCGGCAATGTTCGCTTTGTAGGTTTCATGCTTCTAATAACAGCTGTGTTATTATATTTTGCTGATAAAGCAAAAGACACGGATAAAAAAGTAAGTTTTAAAAATGCATTCATCGTAGGTATATCTCAAGCTATTGCTATGTTGCCTGGTATTTCAAGAAGTGGAGCTACAATTTCTACTTCTGTATTATTAGGTGTCGATAAAACGAAAGCTGCACGTTTTTCTTTCTTAATGGTAGTGCCTCTTATTTTTGGTAAAATTGTTAAAGATCTATTAGGTGGCGAGTTAACTTTTTCAGGAGAAAATAACTTTGCAATGGGAGCTGGTTTTATCGCTGCTTTTTTAGCTGGTTTAGTTGCTTGTACTTGGATGATTCAATTAGTTAAAAAAAGCAAGCTTTCTTATTTCGCTATTTATTGTTTAATTGTTGGCCTAATAGCTATCGCCTACGGATATTTAGCTTAA
- the truB gene encoding tRNA pseudouridine(55) synthase TruB → MKTKEDFLEGQVLLIDKPLTWSSFQAVNSVKWTIRKKFELKKIKVGHAGTLDPLATGLLIICTGKFTKSINEIQGQAKEYTGTITLGSTTPSYDLETEINETFPTEHITEALIKEATQQFIGDIEQVPPIFSALKKDGKRLYEYAREGQEVEIRKRSITISEFEITSIEDNNVHFRVVCSKGTYIRSLAYDFGKTLQSGGHLTALRRTKIGDYNVNKAITPEDFNKMVNAIN, encoded by the coding sequence TTGAAAACAAAAGAAGATTTTTTAGAAGGTCAAGTATTATTAATAGACAAACCTTTAACATGGTCTTCGTTTCAGGCTGTAAATTCTGTAAAATGGACTATCAGAAAAAAGTTTGAACTTAAAAAAATAAAAGTAGGTCATGCGGGTACTTTAGATCCTTTGGCAACAGGTTTACTTATTATATGTACTGGTAAATTCACCAAAAGTATTAACGAAATACAAGGTCAAGCAAAAGAATATACTGGTACGATTACACTTGGTAGCACAACACCATCATACGATTTAGAAACCGAAATTAACGAAACCTTCCCTACTGAACATATCACCGAAGCTTTAATTAAAGAAGCTACGCAGCAGTTTATTGGCGATATCGAACAAGTACCACCTATTTTTTCAGCCTTGAAAAAAGACGGAAAAAGATTGTACGAATATGCTAGAGAAGGTCAAGAAGTAGAAATCAGAAAAAGAAGTATTACCATTTCTGAGTTTGAAATTACAAGTATAGAAGACAATAATGTTCACTTTAGAGTAGTGTGCAGTAAAGGCACTTATATACGCTCTTTAGCGTATGATTTTGGCAAAACTTTGCAGTCTGGCGGGCACTTAACTGCCTTAAGAAGAACCAAAATAGGAGATTACAACGTAAATAAAGCAATCACCCCTGAGGATTTCAATAAAATGGTAAATGCTATAAACTAG